Proteins found in one Patescibacteria group bacterium genomic segment:
- the apgM gene encoding 2,3-bisphosphoglycerate-independent phosphoglycerate mutase codes for MKTVLIILDGLSDKPIKKFNNKTPLESAKTPNLDYLASNGVCGLIEPFYFPWQKYPRSDTAHLALFGYDPKTYYLGRGVYEAIGENIKMKKGDVALRANFATVDKNLKILDRRAGRINNTGALIKAISGIKIKGIKFSVAESLGHRAVLVLKGKGLSSNIGGGDTDKNIGIKAKNIIALNKSKKAKFTAEVLNEFLKQAHDILKNHPLNKKRKKQGLLPANYLLVRGAGEFRKTPSFYEKHKLKAGCIAAGHVYKGIAKILGMDLINVQRTTGDVDTNLFGKISSIKKNIKKYDFIFCHIKTADILSENGDCFGKMKFIERIDKSIKSLLNIKDIRIVITADHSTCCETKKHCTELIPVLIYKHQESKKRKIKFSEKSCKNGKLKKFKQIKLMSKILKK; via the coding sequence ATGAAAACTGTATTAATTATTCTTGATGGCTTATCAGATAAGCCTATTAAAAAATTTAACAATAAAACCCCTTTAGAATCAGCAAAAACTCCAAATCTAGATTATTTAGCTAGTAATGGTGTGTGCGGTCTTATTGAGCCGTTTTATTTTCCCTGGCAAAAATATCCTCGTTCAGACACTGCTCACTTAGCTTTATTTGGTTATGACCCCAAAACTTATTACTTAGGTAGGGGTGTTTATGAAGCAATTGGAGAGAATATAAAAATGAAGAAAGGAGATGTAGCTTTAAGGGCAAACTTTGCCACGGTAGATAAAAACCTAAAGATTCTTGATAGAAGGGCAGGTAGAATTAACAATACTGGTGCTTTGATTAAAGCGATCTCTGGGATAAAGATTAAAGGAATTAAATTCTCAGTAGCTGAATCTTTGGGCCACAGAGCAGTTTTAGTTTTAAAAGGAAAGGGGTTATCTTCGAATATTGGTGGTGGTGATACTGATAAGAATATTGGGATAAAGGCTAAAAATATTATTGCTTTAAATAAATCTAAAAAAGCAAAATTTACAGCAGAAGTTTTAAATGAATTTTTAAAACAAGCTCATGATATTTTAAAAAATCATCCTTTGAATAAAAAAAGAAAGAAACAAGGACTTCTACCTGCTAATTATCTTTTAGTAAGGGGAGCAGGAGAGTTTAGGAAGACACCTAGTTTTTATGAAAAACACAAGCTTAAAGCAGGCTGTATCGCAGCAGGTCATGTTTACAAGGGCATAGCAAAGATTTTAGGCATGGATTTGATTAATGTACAAAGAACAACAGGTGACGTTGATACAAATCTTTTTGGAAAAATTTCTAGCATCAAGAAAAACATTAAAAAATACGATTTTATTTTTTGTCATATAAAAACAGCAGATATTTTGTCAGAAAATGGAGATTGTTTTGGTAAAATGAAATTTATCGAAAGAATTGACAAAAGCATTAAGTCTTTGTTAAATATTAAAGATATAAGAATTGTCATAACAGCAGACCATTCAACTTGTTGTGAAACTAAAAAGCACTGCACTGAATTGATTCCTGTTTTAATTTACAAACATCAGGAATCTAAAAAGAGAAAAATTAAATTTTCAGAAAAAAGTTGCAAAAATGGAAAACTTAAAAAATTCAAACAAATCAAATTAATGAGTAAAATTTTAAAAAAATAA
- the eno gene encoding phosphopyruvate hydratase, protein MKNSEIKNITAREILDSRGNPTIEVMLETKLGIFYASVPSGASVGKHEAIEFRDGGKRYFGKGVSGAVENVNKIIGPKIKGMNVTSQKKIDDLMIKLDGTNDKSSLGVNAICGVSLAVCRAGAGSKKLKLFKYINEILKTTYELKVEPKLPDPLFNIINGGAHSKSSLSVQEFMVAIDKDSFSQKLETIFEIYNQLRNSLLKRFGKLAVNIGDEGGFVPPFLITEQALDFIFQAAKDLNYKIKIVLDVAASQFFEDGKYKMGAGVFTRQGFLRYYSDLISKYQILGLEDPFSEDDWQGFQDINKKFGKNILIIGDDLLVTNLERMKTAKQKNAVNSTVIKINQIGTVSEALEAVKLAKQYKWKTVVSHRSGETNDDFISDFATGVSADFIKAGAPARGERIAKYNRLLKIEQELEK, encoded by the coding sequence ATGAAAAACTCTGAGATTAAAAACATTACGGCAAGAGAAATATTGGATTCCCGCGGCAATCCTACTATTGAGGTTATGCTGGAAACAAAATTAGGGATTTTTTATGCTTCAGTTCCTTCTGGTGCTTCAGTTGGAAAACACGAAGCAATTGAATTTAGAGATGGAGGAAAAAGATATTTTGGGAAAGGGGTGTCAGGGGCAGTTGAAAATGTGAATAAGATTATTGGTCCAAAAATTAAAGGAATGAATGTTACTTCACAAAAGAAAATTGATGATTTAATGATTAAGCTTGACGGAACAAATGATAAATCCAGCTTGGGAGTTAATGCGATTTGCGGAGTTTCTTTAGCAGTATGTAGGGCAGGAGCAGGTTCTAAGAAGTTAAAGCTTTTTAAATATATAAATGAGATTTTAAAAACAACATACGAATTAAAAGTTGAACCAAAATTACCGGATCCTCTATTTAATATTATTAATGGCGGAGCGCATTCCAAGAGCAGCTTAAGTGTTCAGGAATTTATGGTTGCTATAGATAAAGATTCATTTTCTCAAAAACTAGAAACTATTTTTGAAATTTATAATCAGCTTAGAAACTCGCTTTTAAAAAGATTTGGCAAATTAGCGGTTAATATAGGAGATGAAGGCGGTTTTGTTCCTCCTTTTTTAATTACAGAACAAGCATTAGATTTTATTTTTCAAGCAGCAAAAGACCTGAACTATAAAATAAAAATTGTTTTAGATGTCGCTGCTTCCCAATTCTTTGAAGATGGAAAATATAAAATGGGCGCAGGAGTTTTCACAAGACAAGGGTTTTTAAGATATTATTCAGATTTAATTTCAAAATATCAGATTTTAGGATTAGAAGATCCTTTTTCTGAAGATGATTGGCAGGGATTTCAAGATATTAATAAAAAGTTCGGAAAAAATATTTTAATAATTGGCGATGATTTATTAGTGACAAATCTTGAAAGAATGAAAACAGCAAAGCAGAAAAATGCTGTCAATTCTACGGTAATAAAAATAAATCAGATCGGAACAGTTTCAGAAGCTTTAGAAGCAGTAAAATTAGCAAAGCAATACAAGTGGAAAACAGTTGTTTCTCATAGGTCAGGAGAAACCAACGATGATTTTATTTCTGATTTCGCTACTGGTGTTAGTGCAGATTTTATTAAAGCTGGTGCTCCGGCGAGAGGAGAAAGAATAGCAAAATACAATAGATTATTAAAAATTGAGCAGGAGCTAGAGAAATGA
- a CDS encoding FAD-dependent oxidoreductase, which produces MYDLIIIGGGPAGITAGIYAARQKVKTLLVTKNFGGQITKKAVAIENYPGFEEITGLDLIKKFENHLRKFKDQVEIKMEEIVKVEKQGDVFLICTKDNIKFKAKTVIIATGAGPKALNIPGEEEFIGKGVSFCAVCDGAIFTNKDVAVVGGGNSGFETALFLSNIARKIYILEYGSEPKADQESQEIVKKNKKTEIITNTQLKEIKGGEFVHSLVYEDRVTKQEKTLKVEGVFVEIGLVPAGSIVKDLVDFNERNEIKVKPESCETKTPGLFAAGDVNEGKYKQIVASCGEGAKTFLAVFDYLKKHN; this is translated from the coding sequence ATGTACGATTTAATTATAATTGGCGGAGGGCCAGCTGGCATTACGGCTGGTATTTACGCAGCAAGACAAAAAGTTAAAACACTTCTTGTCACTAAAAACTTTGGAGGGCAGATTACAAAAAAAGCTGTAGCAATAGAGAATTATCCTGGATTTGAAGAAATCACGGGTTTAGATTTGATTAAAAAATTTGAAAATCATTTAAGAAAATTTAAAGACCAGGTTGAGATTAAAATGGAAGAGATAGTGAAAGTCGAAAAACAAGGAGATGTTTTTTTAATTTGTACAAAAGATAATATTAAATTTAAAGCAAAAACTGTTATTATTGCCACAGGAGCTGGTCCAAAAGCTTTAAATATTCCAGGAGAAGAAGAGTTTATTGGAAAGGGAGTTAGTTTTTGCGCTGTTTGCGATGGTGCAATATTTACCAATAAAGATGTAGCTGTGGTTGGAGGAGGGAATTCTGGGTTTGAAACAGCTCTTTTCTTGAGCAATATTGCCAGGAAAATATATATCTTAGAGTATGGCTCTGAGCCAAAAGCTGATCAAGAAAGTCAAGAGATAGTTAAGAAGAATAAAAAAACTGAAATCATTACCAATACTCAATTAAAAGAGATTAAAGGCGGTGAATTTGTTCACTCTTTAGTTTACGAAGACAGAGTTACTAAGCAAGAAAAGACCTTAAAGGTTGAAGGAGTTTTTGTTGAAATAGGGTTGGTCCCAGCAGGTTCAATTGTTAAAGACTTAGTTGATTTTAATGAAAGAAATGAAATTAAAGTTAAACCAGAGAGTTGTGAAACAAAAACACCAGGACTTTTTGCTGCAGGTGATGTTAATGAAGGAAAGTACAAACAAATTGTTGCTAGTTGTGGTGAAGGGGCAAAAACATTTTTAGCTGTTTTTGATTATTTAAAAAAACATAATTAA
- a CDS encoding cell division FtsZ family protein, translated as MVKRKKTTRKRRKSRIYRKKAISRKGRGRPRKRGRPKKTGGSKGRGRPRKRGRPKKTKIEKGEESIKKIKIRLIGIGGGGSSIVSEIAQRIKGTTFYAANSDIKALNSLGKKVKKWQLGEALTHGLGTGTNSIMGEEIAKQERDKIKEMLEGQDLVILVACLGGGLGSGAAPIFARVSKNLNNLTYGIFTLPFKFEGEKKMDTAKKSLEKLKTELNAFSVIPNERIFHIVDKSAPLKKALSAINKHLTNSIQGLIEIIYKAGIINIDFADLKTIFDGKGKLTYLNSMELSKDDDKDALDKIINYPIYPYGIDGAKGVVFNISGQSDLSLLQVNHISESIAKLVSKEAKIIFGVSRGSKSSKIKISLLATGCNGKDIITKIESEVKPKAQPKIVQKQNIKKVKLIRKKRKIKIKVEKSEVPILEKTSQASLTSNRVRKNALQIKKDIENEEAEIVSKEKLWEAPAFLRRKASQD; from the coding sequence ATGGTTAAAAGAAAAAAAACAACAAGAAAAAGGAGAAAATCAAGAATTTATCGTAAAAAAGCTATTTCAAGAAAAGGAAGAGGGCGACCTAGGAAAAGAGGAAGGCCTAAAAAGACAGGAGGGTCTAAAGGAAGAGGGCGACCTAGGAAAAGAGGAAGGCCTAAAAAGACAAAGATTGAAAAAGGTGAAGAGTCAATAAAAAAGATAAAAATCAGATTGATTGGAATTGGCGGCGGTGGTAGTTCTATTGTTTCCGAAATCGCTCAAAGAATTAAAGGAACTACTTTTTATGCAGCAAATTCAGATATTAAAGCTTTAAATTCTTTAGGTAAAAAGGTTAAAAAATGGCAGCTTGGTGAAGCCTTGACTCATGGCTTAGGAACAGGAACAAATTCCATTATGGGTGAGGAAATTGCCAAGCAAGAAAGAGATAAGATTAAGGAAATGTTAGAAGGTCAGGATTTAGTTATTTTAGTTGCTTGTTTAGGAGGAGGATTGGGTTCTGGAGCTGCTCCAATTTTTGCAAGAGTTTCAAAGAACTTGAATAATTTGACTTACGGTATTTTTACTTTGCCCTTTAAATTTGAAGGCGAGAAAAAAATGGATACTGCTAAAAAATCTTTGGAAAAATTGAAAACAGAATTAAATGCTTTTTCTGTTATTCCAAATGAAAGAATTTTCCATATTGTTGATAAAAGTGCGCCGTTAAAAAAAGCCTTATCAGCAATAAACAAGCACTTAACAAACAGCATTCAAGGTTTGATTGAAATAATATATAAAGCTGGGATAATTAATATTGATTTTGCTGATTTAAAAACTATTTTTGATGGCAAAGGAAAACTGACTTATTTAAACTCAATGGAACTTTCAAAAGATGACGATAAAGATGCGCTTGATAAGATAATTAATTATCCAATTTATCCTTATGGTATTGATGGTGCTAAAGGAGTTGTATTTAATATTTCAGGACAGAGTGATCTTTCCCTGCTTCAGGTAAATCACATTTCTGAATCTATTGCTAAATTAGTAAGCAAAGAAGCAAAAATTATCTTTGGAGTTTCTCGTGGAAGTAAATCTTCAAAAATAAAAATAAGTTTATTGGCAACAGGTTGTAACGGAAAAGATATAATTACAAAAATTGAATCAGAAGTTAAACCAAAAGCTCAGCCCAAAATAGTGCAAAAACAAAATATTAAAAAGGTTAAACTAATTAGAAAGAAAAGAAAAATTAAAATTAAAGTTGAGAAGTCAGAAGTTCCTATTTTAGAAAAAACGTCTCAAGCTTCGTTAACGTCAAATAGGGTAAGGAAAAATGCATTGCAAATTAAAAAAGACATAGAAAATGAAGAGGCTGAGATAGTTTCTAAAGAAAAACTTTGGGAAGCACCTGCTTTCCTGAGAAGAAAAGCATCTCAAGACTAA
- a CDS encoding ABC transporter ATP-binding protein/permease produces the protein MTSAAIVSNLIPLVYKALIDAIPSYDYQLLLKIIMLFVGVRLVGNWLQTLSRYLGDKIILPASRDVRIRVFKRIQDLDFAFHVNKSTGSLISAFKRGDSAFHHIFNNLHFSIAQTIISLIIVIFFFNRITPLISLLMVVIFIINGLISWFLIKFNIKKRKAFLKSEDNISGIIADNMINYETVKFFAQEKREENRLKKQFKNWLKKLWEYANSFRLMEISIGTLSNIGIFAIFYIVINKLVNAEITIGDLVLVISFTTAFYFRFFDLLHRLRDIAQNYADIERYFSVLDENILIKDPVKPVKVKEINGEIQFNNVSFSYPDNEKDLLCDINLHIKPGESVAFVGRSGVGKTTIIRMLLRFYDVNKGKILIDGINIRDLTKSQLRSFIGVVPQEPILFNNTIGFNISYGNPTAKKDDIKQVVKMANLDRFIGSLSLGYETMVGERGIKLSGGQKQRLAIARMLLINPKIIIFDEATSNLDSESERLIQDALWKIARNRTILIIAHRFSTIRRADKIIVLEQGRIVESGTHHELIKKAGLYSYLWKLQSKEKETELLL, from the coding sequence ATGACCTCTGCTGCAATTGTAAGCAATCTTATACCGCTTGTTTATAAGGCCTTGATTGATGCAATTCCTTCTTATGATTATCAACTGCTGCTAAAAATTATAATGCTGTTTGTTGGTGTAAGGCTTGTTGGTAACTGGCTGCAAACTCTAAGCCGCTATCTAGGAGATAAAATAATTCTTCCAGCAAGCAGAGATGTTAGAATACGCGTGTTCAAGCGCATTCAAGACTTAGATTTTGCTTTTCATGTTAATAAAAGCACTGGTTCTTTAATTAGTGCTTTCAAAAGAGGAGATTCTGCATTTCATCATATTTTCAATAACCTGCATTTTAGCATTGCCCAGACAATAATAAGTTTGATTATAGTAATATTTTTCTTTAATAGAATCACGCCTTTAATTTCCCTTTTAATGGTAGTGATATTTATAATCAATGGTTTAATTAGCTGGTTTTTAATTAAATTCAATATTAAAAAAAGAAAGGCTTTTTTGAAGTCTGAAGATAATATCTCGGGCATTATTGCTGATAACATGATTAATTACGAAACAGTTAAATTCTTTGCCCAAGAAAAAAGAGAAGAAAACAGATTAAAAAAACAATTTAAAAATTGGCTTAAAAAACTCTGGGAATATGCAAACAGTTTTCGTTTAATGGAGATATCTATTGGAACTTTGTCCAATATCGGAATATTCGCTATTTTTTATATTGTTATTAACAAGCTGGTCAATGCTGAAATCACTATTGGTGATTTAGTTCTAGTTATTAGCTTTACTACTGCTTTTTATTTTAGATTCTTTGACCTGCTTCATCGCTTAAGAGATATTGCTCAAAATTATGCTGATATTGAACGTTACTTTTCTGTTCTAGATGAAAATATATTAATCAAAGATCCAGTAAAACCTGTTAAAGTTAAAGAAATAAATGGAGAAATTCAATTTAATAATGTCAGTTTTAGTTATCCAGATAATGAAAAAGATCTGCTGTGTGATATTAATCTGCACATTAAACCTGGAGAATCAGTTGCTTTTGTAGGCCGTTCTGGTGTAGGGAAAACAACCATAATTAGAATGCTTTTGAGATTTTACGATGTTAATAAGGGAAAAATATTAATTGATGGAATTAATATACGCGACCTAACCAAATCACAGCTCAGAAGCTTCATTGGTGTTGTGCCCCAGGAACCAATTCTTTTTAATAATACAATTGGTTTTAATATCAGTTATGGCAATCCAACGGCAAAAAAAGATGACATCAAACAAGTTGTAAAAATGGCCAATCTTGACCGTTTTATCGGCAGTTTGTCCTTAGGTTATGAAACAATGGTTGGTGAAAGAGGAATTAAATTATCAGGTGGTCAAAAACAACGATTGGCAATTGCCAGAATGCTTTTAATTAATCCGAAAATTATTATTTTCGATGAAGCAACCAGTAATCTTGATTCTGAATCAGAACGTTTGATTCAAGACGCTTTGTGGAAAATAGCTCGGAACAGAACAATTTTAATAATTGCTCATCGTTTTTCAACAATAAGGCGCGCTGATAAAATTATTGTTTTAGAACAAGGGAGAATCGTTGAATCAGGAACTCATCATGAATTAATTAAAAAAGCAGGCCTTTACTCCTACTTATGGAAACTCCAATCAAAAGAAAAAGAAACAGAACTTTTACTATAA
- a CDS encoding permease-like cell division protein FtsX, with protein sequence MFTPIKRIIRSGWNIFSRDKEIALATIFTLFLAACLVSSLFLFAKTSQFIIASTQEKIDISVYFKEETDENDILGIQKEISKFPEVKKVEYVSPDQALVEFIERHENDPTLIESVEEVGRNPFLASLTIKAWEPSQYGIVSNFLQTADFGDMIEKIDYFERKSIIEKIASLTSAAYRIGILAALALIATAALTTFNTIRLSIYNSSEEIKIQRLVGASNLSIKGPFLIQGALAGLVGSLICLLLFGLLSWSLASRFESLFYGLDIFQLFVSNFWLLLFIQLFTGIGLGIMSSNIAIKKYLKV encoded by the coding sequence ATGTTCACCCCAATTAAAAGAATAATTCGTTCAGGTTGGAATATTTTTTCAAGAGATAAAGAAATTGCTTTAGCTACCATTTTTACTTTGTTTTTAGCAGCTTGTTTAGTTAGTTCTCTTTTTCTTTTTGCCAAGACAAGCCAATTTATAATTGCAAGCACTCAAGAAAAAATTGATATTTCAGTGTATTTCAAAGAAGAAACAGATGAAAATGATATTTTAGGAATTCAGAAAGAAATATCTAAATTTCCTGAAGTTAAAAAAGTAGAATATGTTTCTCCTGACCAGGCTTTAGTAGAATTTATTGAGCGTCATGAGAATGATCCAACATTAATAGAATCAGTCGAAGAAGTTGGTAGAAATCCTTTTTTAGCGTCTTTAACGATTAAAGCTTGGGAACCAAGTCAGTATGGAATAGTATCTAATTTTTTACAAACAGCTGATTTCGGAGACATGATTGAAAAGATTGATTATTTTGAAAGAAAATCAATTATTGAAAAAATTGCATCATTAACTTCTGCTGCTTACAGGATTGGAATTCTTGCTGCCTTGGCTTTAATTGCAACTGCAGCTTTAACAACTTTCAATACTATCAGGCTCTCTATTTATAACTCAAGCGAAGAGATTAAGATTCAAAGGCTTGTTGGTGCATCTAACTTGTCAATTAAAGGGCCATTTCTAATCCAAGGAGCCTTAGCAGGGCTGGTTGGTAGTTTAATTTGTCTTTTATTGTTTGGTTTGTTAAGTTGGTCATTGGCCTCAAGATTTGAAAGTTTGTTCTACGGGCTTGATATATTCCAACTATTTGTTAGTAATTTCTGGTTATTACTTTTTATCCAGCTGTTTACTGGAATAGGGTTGGGAATAATGTCTAGCAATATTGCAATTAAAAAATATCTTAAAGTTTAA
- a CDS encoding ATP-binding cassette domain-containing protein: MIKFENISKIYPACTVNSKPTIALADVSFEIKAKDFISIVGKSGAGKTTLLKLLLAEEEPTKGRVFFKDQDVHKIKSEDLPYLRRKIGAVFQDYKLLSSKTTYENVSYILETIGASDKEIKRAVPIILEIVGLKDKADNFPTQLSGGEKQRAAIARALIHRPEIILADEPTGNLDPYHTLDIIELLVKINKMGTTVVLSTHDKEVINKLGKRVITLEDGKITRDEKRGRFIL, from the coding sequence ATGATTAAATTTGAAAATATTTCTAAAATTTATCCAGCCTGTACAGTTAATTCCAAGCCAACAATAGCTTTAGCAGACGTATCTTTTGAAATAAAGGCAAAAGATTTTATTTCAATTGTTGGAAAATCAGGCGCTGGCAAAACAACCTTGCTTAAACTTCTTTTAGCTGAAGAAGAACCAACAAAAGGAAGGGTGTTTTTTAAAGATCAAGATGTTCATAAAATTAAATCAGAAGATTTGCCATATTTAAGAAGAAAAATAGGTGCAGTATTTCAGGATTACAAGCTTCTTTCTTCAAAAACAACTTATGAAAATGTCAGCTATATTCTTGAAACAATTGGCGCTTCAGACAAGGAAATTAAAAGAGCTGTGCCAATAATTTTAGAAATAGTTGGATTGAAGGACAAGGCAGACAATTTCCCAACTCAGCTTTCAGGAGGAGAAAAACAAAGAGCAGCTATTGCCCGGGCTTTAATTCATAGGCCTGAAATTATTTTAGCTGATGAGCCAACAGGAAATTTAGATCCATATCATACTTTGGATATTATTGAACTTTTAGTAAAAATAAATAAAATGGGAACAACAGTTGTACTGTCTACTCATGACAAGGAGGTTATCAATAAGCTGGGTAAAAGAGTGATTACTTTAGAAGATGGAAAAATTACAAGAGATGAAAAAAGAGGAAGATTCATACTTTAA
- a CDS encoding septum formation initiator family protein, which produces MIAKSKKQKKSKFRINEDTIFQGIFIFLIVFLAGFLIVSNYRIIKKRGVLNEKIEELTEEIQALEAERQNLEAGISQTQKDIYWEEKIREQGYVKEGEEQVVILGSEQSEVQESSTEQNFFQKIFEGIKSFFNN; this is translated from the coding sequence ATGATAGCAAAATCTAAAAAACAAAAAAAGAGTAAATTTAGAATCAATGAAGATACTATTTTTCAGGGTATTTTTATTTTCTTAATTGTTTTTTTGGCAGGTTTTTTGATTGTTTCAAATTACAGAATTATTAAAAAAAGAGGAGTGTTAAATGAAAAAATTGAAGAGTTAACAGAAGAAATACAAGCCTTGGAAGCTGAAAGGCAGAATCTTGAGGCTGGGATTTCCCAGACCCAGAAAGACATTTATTGGGAAGAAAAGATAAGGGAGCAAGGTTATGTTAAGGAGGGCGAAGAGCAGGTTGTGATTTTAGGATCAGAGCAAAGCGAGGTTCAGGAATCATCTACAGAACAAAACTTTTTTCAAAAAATATTTGAAGGCATTAAAAGTTTTTTTAATAACTAA
- the lepA gene encoding translation elongation factor 4, which translates to MNNIRNFVIFSHIDHGKSTLADRFLEITKTIPSDKMRSRFLDMMDLEREKGITIKMQPVRMNWTIDGKQYMLNLIDTPGHVDFNYEVSRSLAAVEGGILLVDATKGIQAQTLANLDLAQKQNVVIISAANKIDLAHAQVEETKQDISNLLNISQNEIFAISGKTGTNVESLLKATVLKIPAPEGDEDKPLRALVFDSKYDSYKGVIAYVRLFDGKVKAGDKIYLVQTKIQTQVKEVGYFSPELKVCDELRAGEIGYIATGVKETASVRVGETITTTTTKEISAFPGYKEPKSMVFASIYPENPNDFEVLSDAFKKLKLNDASFVFEKERKEFLGRGFRCGFLGSLHAEIICERLKREFSLDLIISTPSVVYKIIDKKNNEKFIYSASDWPDRSTINETQEPWVMLEVITPVNYLGVVSDLLKESKAIQIENKYLSNERLILIYEIPLRKIIVGFFDKLKGISQGFASMNYEVLGYRPANLIKLDVLIAGKKESVFSRVVEQSDAHSEGKKIVSKLKEILPAQLFSVPVQAVISGKIIARETIKARRRDVTAPLYGGDVTRKRKLLERQKKGKKKLKARGQVSIPSKVFLEMFKQG; encoded by the coding sequence ATGAACAATATTAGAAACTTTGTTATTTTTTCCCACATTGACCATGGAAAATCAACTTTAGCTGATAGGTTTTTAGAAATTACAAAGACCATACCTTCTGATAAGATGCGTTCTCGTTTTCTAGACATGATGGACTTAGAAAGAGAAAAAGGAATTACAATTAAAATGCAGCCAGTGAGGATGAACTGGACTATTGATGGAAAGCAATACATGCTTAATTTAATAGATACTCCTGGTCATGTTGATTTTAATTATGAAGTTTCCCGCAGTTTGGCAGCAGTGGAAGGCGGGATCTTACTTGTTGATGCAACAAAAGGAATCCAAGCTCAAACGCTGGCTAATTTAGATTTGGCTCAAAAACAAAATGTGGTTATTATTTCAGCTGCCAATAAAATTGACCTTGCTCATGCCCAAGTTGAAGAAACAAAGCAAGACATATCTAATTTGCTCAATATTTCTCAAAATGAGATTTTTGCTATTTCAGGTAAAACTGGAACCAATGTCGAAAGTCTTTTAAAGGCGACTGTTTTAAAAATCCCTGCGCCAGAAGGAGATGAAGATAAGCCTTTAAGGGCATTGGTATTTGATTCAAAATACGATTCTTACAAAGGAGTAATTGCTTATGTAAGGTTGTTTGATGGAAAAGTTAAAGCCGGTGACAAAATTTATTTAGTTCAAACTAAAATCCAAACTCAGGTAAAAGAAGTAGGATATTTTTCACCAGAGCTTAAGGTTTGTGATGAACTTAGAGCAGGGGAGATTGGATACATTGCTACTGGAGTTAAAGAGACTGCAAGCGTAAGAGTGGGAGAAACAATCACAACTACAACAACTAAAGAAATTTCAGCTTTTCCTGGGTATAAAGAGCCAAAGTCAATGGTTTTTGCTTCAATTTATCCTGAGAACCCAAATGATTTTGAAGTGCTTTCAGATGCTTTTAAAAAATTAAAACTAAATGACGCATCGTTTGTTTTTGAAAAAGAAAGAAAAGAATTTTTAGGCAGAGGTTTTCGTTGTGGATTTTTAGGCTCACTTCATGCTGAGATAATTTGCGAAAGATTAAAAAGAGAATTCAGCCTGGATTTAATAATTTCAACTCCATCTGTTGTTTATAAAATAATTGATAAAAAAAATAATGAAAAGTTCATTTATTCTGCTAGTGATTGGCCAGATAGAAGCACCATCAATGAGACACAAGAACCCTGGGTAATGTTGGAAGTAATTACGCCAGTCAATTATCTGGGAGTAGTTTCAGATCTTTTAAAAGAATCAAAAGCAATTCAAATTGAAAACAAATATTTAAGCAATGAAAGATTGATTTTAATTTATGAAATACCACTTAGAAAAATAATTGTTGGGTTTTTTGATAAGCTAAAAGGAATAAGCCAGGGTTTTGCTTCAATGAATTATGAGGTTTTAGGCTACAGGCCTGCTAATTTAATAAAACTTGATGTTTTAATTGCAGGAAAGAAAGAAAGTGTTTTTTCAAGAGTTGTTGAACAGTCTGATGCGCATAGCGAAGGAAAGAAAATAGTTTCAAAATTAAAAGAGATTTTACCAGCTCAATTATTTTCTGTTCCAGTTCAGGCAGTAATTTCAGGAAAAATTATTGCCAGAGAAACAATAAAAGCAAGGAGAAGAGATGTTACCGCGCCTTTATATGGAGGTGATGTGACAAGAAAAAGAAAGCTTTTAGAAAGACAGAAAAAAGGAAAAAAGAAACTTAAAGCAAGAGGGCAAGTAAGTATCCCTTCAAAAGTTTTTTTGGAAATGTTTAAACAGGGTTGA